A single region of the Manihot esculenta cultivar AM560-2 chromosome 12, M.esculenta_v8, whole genome shotgun sequence genome encodes:
- the LOC110628058 gene encoding serine carboxypeptidase 1 → MIKAMDKLYLFWCTLFSMLLSLASINAAQEGALITSLPGFNGNFPSKHYSGYVSVGEKQLFYYLVMSERNPSKDPVVLWLNGGPGCSSFDGFVYEHGPFDFEAGKPKGGLPILHLNPYSWSKVSSIIYLDSPAGVGFSYSKNESEYTTGDLKTAADTHSFLLKWFRLYPEFLSNPFYVAGESYAGVYVPTLTSEILKGIKAGAKPTINLKGYMVGNGVTDRNFDGGSALLPFAHGMGLISDDIYQEAESACKGNYDEPSIVCSTTLEKVDKALEGLNVYDILEPCYHGPETKQNTSLPSSFQELGKTNKKNIGVRKRMFGRAWPLWAPVKDGILPSWPELAVQGSVGCIDDEIASVWLNDKSVRTAIHAQPESTVGTWELCTRRLFYRHDAGSMIPYHKTLTKQGYRALIFSGDHDMCVPFTGSQAWTKSLGYKITDEWRSWMSDNQIAGYLQGYENNLTFLTIKGAGHTVPEYKPQEALDFISRWLDGKSI, encoded by the exons ATGATCAAGGCCATGGATAAGCTCTACTTGTTTTGGTGTACGTTATTCTCCATGCTTTTGAGTCTTGCCTCCATTAACGCAGCTCAAGAAGGTGCTCTCATCACCTCTCTGCCTGGTTTCAATGGCAATTTCCCATCAAAACACTACTCTGG GTATGTGAGTGTAGGTGAGAAACAGCTTTTCTACTACTTGGTTATGTCTGAAAGAAATCCATCCAAAGATCCTGTTGTCTTGTGGCTAAACGGTGGACCAGGTTGCTCAAGCTTTGATGGCTTCGTTTATGAACATG GGCCATTTGATTTTGAAGCAGGGAAGCCAAAAGGAGGTCTCCCCATATTGCATCTCAATCCATATAGCTGGTCCAAGGTTTCAAGCATTATTTATTTGGATTCTCCTGCTGGTGTTGGCTTTTCATACTCCAAAAATGAAAGTGAATATACAACTGGAGACCTGAAAACAGCTGCTGATACACATTCTTTTCTTCTTAAG TGGTTTAGGTTGTATCCAGAGTTTCTCAGCAATCCATTTTATGTTGCTGGAGAGTCTTATGCTGGTGTTTACGTGCCTACTCTTACCTCTGAAATACTCAAAG GAATAAAAGCTGGTGCGAAGCCAACTATCAATTTAAag GGTTACATGGTGGGAAATGGGGTGACAGATAGAAATTTTGATGGAGGCAGTGCGCTTCTCCCTTTTGCACATGGGATGGGCCTCATCTCAGATGATATTTATCAA GAAGCTGAATCTGCTTGCAAGGGAAATTATGATGAACCTAGCATTGTTTGCTCTACAACTCTTGAGAAAGTTGACAAG GCACTTGAAGGGCTAAACGTTTATGACATCCTGGAACCATGCTACCATGGACCAGAAACAAAACAGAACACAAGCTTGCCAAGCAGCTTCCAAGAATTAGGGAAGACAAATAAGAAGAATATTGGTGTAAGAAAGAGAATGTTCGGACGTGCTTGGCCATTATGGGCTCCTGTTAAAGATGGCATCCTACCATCCTGGCCTGAACTAGCAGTCCAAGGCAGCGTTGGATGCATT GATGATGAGATTGCATCTGTTTGGCTAAATGATAAATCGGTTAGGACAGCAATTCATGCACAGCcg GAATCCACGGTGGGAACTTGGGAGCTATGCACCCGCAGGTTATTTTATCGTCATGATGCTGGAAGCATGATCCCTTACCACAAAACCCTAACAAAACAGGGCTATCGAGCACTTATTTtcag TGGAGACCACGACATGTGTGTGCCATTTACTGGAAGCCAAGCATGGACAAAATCACTTGGATATAAGATCACAGATGAATGGAGGTCTTGGATGTCTGATAATCAAATTGCTgg GTACTTGCAAGGATATGAGAATAATCTTACCTTCCTCACCATCAAG GGTGCTGGGCATACAGTTCCTGAATACAAGCCTCAAGAAGCTTTGGATTTCATTTCTCGTTGGCTAGATGGAAAATCAATATGA
- the LOC110628055 gene encoding pentatricopeptide repeat-containing protein At1g62930, chloroplastic: protein MMLMPWRRSSGFHLERKRAIATIQSPFLFLFTNSFHFSTSTLQDARSFANNFKSASFTHLDDALASFNHVIHMHPLPSRAQFNRFLSALVKMKQHHTVISLSKTIELLGISHDIYSRNILINCFCHLHLPDFGFSLLGKMIKVGLEPTIVTLTTLINGLCIDGKIDKAVEFFDDMVAGGYQPDVYTYSVIVKGLCKFGKTNVAIGLLEGMVDRGCEPNVVTYNAIIDALCKDELVDEALELFSQMRNKGISPNIITYTSLIHIFCKLGKKNQSLALMNEMVEQNVSPDVYTFSLLINALCKDGMVSEAQNTFKIMMQRGVAPDVVAYNSLIDGLCISDQLKEALALLKEMVGRNISPNIFTFNILIDTLCKKGLVSNAQSIIKIMAQRGVDPSFITCNSMMDGYCLCNQIDKARKLFDWMVTNGIANIVSYNILINGYCKCKRIDEAKKLFGEMSHKGLVPNVVTYSTLIKGLFQAGRPRTAQELFQNMCSHNQQPNIVTFSIMIDGLCKKGNLSEALALLKEMEKSQLKPDLVIYNILINDMCKVGKIDDARKLFSNLFENGLQPDVCTYTTIIKGLSQAGLLDEAYEVFRDMEKGGCLPNKCCYNVIIQGFLRHDDLPKASELINEMVDKGFSADDTTTELVVHLSRNDDLILSKLRDRSKASKSVNVK, encoded by the coding sequence ATGATGCTGATGCCTTGGAGGAGGAGCAGCGGCTTCCATCTTGAGCGGAAAAGGGCAATCGCTACCATTCAATCTCCATTCCTTTTCTTATTTACCAATTCTTTCCACTTTTCTACTTCCACACTTCAAGATGCTCGCTCCTTTgcaaataacttcaaatctgcTTCTTTTACCCACCTTGATGATGCCCTAGCTTCCTTTAATCATGTCATTCATATGCATCCTCTGCCTTCTAGGGCTCAATTTAATAGATTCCTATCTGCCCTTGTGAAAATGAAACAACATCACACTGTTATTTCCTTATCCAAAACAATTGAATTGCTAGGTATCTCACACGATATTTACTCTCGTAAtatcttaattaattgcttCTGCCACTTGCACCTTCCGGATTTTGGTTTTTCTCTATTGGGGAAGATGATCAAAGTTGGATTAGAGCCCACTATTGTGACATTAACTACCTTAATCAATGGGCTTTGTATCGATGGTAAAATCGATAAAGCAGTGGAATTTTTCGATGATATGGTTGCTGGAGGTTATCAACCTGATGTTTATACGTACAGTGTGATAGTCAAGGGACTGTGTAAATTTGGGAAAACAAACGTGGCTATTGGGCTGCTAGAGGGAATGGTTGATAGAGGTTGTGAGCCAAATGTTGTGACATACAATGCAATCATCGACGCCCTATGCAAGGATGAGCTAGTTGACGAGGCTTTGGAGCTGTTCTCTCAAATGAGGAATAAGGGCATTTCACCTAATATCATAACTTATACTAGTTTAATTCACATTTTTTGCAAATTAGGCAAAAAGAACCAATCTTTGGCATTGATGAATGAAATGGTGGAGCAGAACGTATCACCTGATGTTTATACCTTCAGTCTATTGATTAATGCTCTTTGTAAGGATGGAATGGTTTCAGAGGCTCAAAATACATTCAAAATAATGATGCAAAGAGGTGTAGCGCCTGATGTGGTCGCCTACAATTCCTTAATTGATGGTCTTTGCATTTCAGACCAATTGAAGGAAGCTTTGGCCTTGTTGAAAGAAATGGTGGGGCGGAAcatatctcctaatatttttacCTTCAATATACTGATCGACACTCTCTGTAAGAAAGGACTGGTTTCAAATGCACAAAGTATAATCAAGATAATGGCTCAAAGAGGTGTGGACCCTAGCTTCATAACTTGCAATTCAATGATGGATGGATATTGTCTTTGCAACCAAATTGATAAGGCTAGAAAGCTATTTGATTGGATGGTGACCAATGGAATAGCTAACATTGTTAGTTATAACATCTTGATTAATGGATACTGTAAGTGCAAAAGAATAGATGAGGCAAAGAAACTTTTTGGTGAAATGTCTCATAAAGGTTTAGTTCCTAATGTTGTTACTTATTCTACTCTTATAAAGGGCCTATTTCAAGCGGGGAGGCCTCGGACTGCACAAGAGCTCTTTCAGAACATGTGCTCTCATAATCAGCAGCCAAATATTGTAACCTTCTCAATTATGATTGATGGCTTGTGTAAAAAGGGGAATCTTAGTGAGGCACTCGCACTATTGAAAGAAATGGAAAAAAGTCAGTTGAAGCCTGATCTTGTGATCTATAACATTTTGATCAATGATATGTGCAAAGTTGGAAAGATTGATGATGCTAGGAAACTATTTTCTAATCTTTTTGAAAATGGTTTACAACCTGATGTTTGTACATATACTACAATTATAAAAGGACTCTCCCAAGCAGGATTACTAGATGAAGCCTATGAGGTTTTTAGAGACATGGAAAAGGGTGGATGCTTACCGAACAAATGTTGTTATAATGTCATTATTCAAGGGTTTCTCAGGCATGATGATTTACCAAAAGCATCAGAACTTATCAACGAAATGGTTGATAAGGGATTCTCTGCTGATGATACCACCACTGAATTGGTAGTACATTTATCGCGCAATGATGATCTCATTCTAAGCAAACTACGAGATCGTTCTAAGGCTTCTAAAAGTGTGAACGTTAAGTGA
- the LOC110628059 gene encoding serine carboxypeptidase-like 20: MDKSYKLYLFWVVSVCLILNYAELILTEAAPEEALITHLPGFNGTLPSKHYGGYVSFDEKNLFYYFIASEKNPSEDPVVLWLNGGPGCSSFDGFVYEHGPFNFEEGQPKGSLPILHLNPYAWSKVSNIIYLDSPCGVGLSYSNNTSKYTTDDWHTAADSHAFLLKWFELYPEFIKNPFYISGESYAGIYVPTLASEVVQGIKAGVKPILNFKGYLVGNGVTDSDFDDTLTSLVPFAHGMGLISDDIYEDVQSACYGNHTDPHHDCSTSIDKMHDAIDGLNIYDILEPCYHDPNAYKDGKGNTSLPVSFQQLGVTQRPLKVRKRMFGRAWPLRGQLKPGTLWPELAEQGSVMCFNDEVATAWLNDESVRNAIHAEPKSIAGSWELCSSRIIYARYSSGSMLPYHKNLTSQGYRALIYSGDHDMCVPFTGTQAWTRSLGFKIVDEWRPWFSNDEVAGYLQGYDYNFIFLTIKGAGHTVPEYKPRESLDFYSRWLDGKPI, encoded by the exons ATGGACAAAAGCTATAAACTCTACTTGTTTTGGGTTGTATCAGTTTGCTTGATATTGAACTATGCAGAGCTCATTCTTACTGAAGCAGCTCCTGAAGAAGCTCTCATTACACATCTACCTGGTTTCAATGGAACTTTGCCTTCAAAACACTATGGAGg ATATGTGAGCTTTGATGAGAAGAATCTTTTCTACTATTTCATTGCTTCTGAAAAAAACCCATCTGAAGATCCTGTGGTTTTGTGGCTCAATGGAGGACCTGGGTGCTCAAGCTTTGATGGATTTGTGTATGAACATG GACCATTCAATTTTGAAGAAGGGCAGCCAAAAGGAAGCCTGCCAATACTGCATCTCAATCCATATGCTTGGTCAAAG GTTTCAAACATTATTTATTTAGACTCTCCTTGTGGGGTTGGCCTTTCTTACTCTAATAATACAAGTAAATACACAACAGACGACTGGCATACTGCTGCTGATTCACATGCTTTTCTTCTTAAG TGGTTTGAATTATATCCAGAGTTCATAAAAAATCCATTCTATATTTCTGGAGAGTCCTATGCTGGAATTTATGTGCCTACTCTTGCTTCTGAAGTAGTGCAAG gaatAAAGGCTGGTGTAAAACCCATTCTAAATTTCAAG GGTTATCTAGTTGGTAATGGGGTTACAGATTCTGATTTTGATGACACTTTGACTTCCCTTGTGCCTTTTGCACATGGAATGGGACTCATCTCAGATGATATTTATGAG GATGTTCAATCTGCCTGCTATGGAAATCACACTGATCCTCACCATGATTGCTCAACCAGCATCGACAAAATGCATGAT GCAATTGATGGGCTAAACATTTATGACATCCTAGAGCCTTGCTATCACGACCCAAATGCATACAAAGATGGAAAAGGAAACACAAGTTTGCCGGTGAGTTTCCAGCAATTAGGAGTAACACAGAGACCTCTTAAGGTTAGAAAGAGAATGTTTGGCCGTGCTTGGCCTCTTCGTGGCCAGCTCAAACCAGGCACCTTGTGGCCTGAGCTTGCTGAGCAAGGCAGTGTTATGTGCTTT AACGATGAAGTTGCAACTGCATGGTTAAATGATGAATCAGTTAGGAATGCAATTCATGCTGAACCG AAATCCATTGCTGGTTCTTGGGAGCTTTGCTCGAGTAGAATAATTTATGCAAGGTATAGCTCTGGAAGTATGCTTCCATACCACAAGAACTTAACCTCCCAAGGATATCGAGCACTTATATACAG TGGAGACCATGATATGTGTGTGCCTTTCACTGGAACTCAAGCATGGACTAGGTCCCTTGGATTCAAGATTGTTGATGAATGGAGGCCATGGTTTTCTAATGATGAAGTTGCTGG ATACTTGCAAGGATATGATTACAATTTCATCTTTCTAACCATAAAA GGCGCGGGGCATACAGTCCCAGAATACAAGCCAAGAGAATCACTGGATTTCTATAGCCGTTGGTTGGATGGAAAACCGATATAA
- the LOC122721361 gene encoding serine carboxypeptidase-like 20, giving the protein MQVLALEVRFRITRTLPPKDIEHLHIVETMICVPFTGTQAWTRSLGYKIVDEWRSWISNDQVARYLQGYDDNFTFLTIKGYNSRIQAKRIIELL; this is encoded by the exons ATGCAAGTTTTAGCTCTGGAAGTACGTTTCCGTATCACAAGGACCTTACCACCTAAGGATATTGAGCACTTACATATag TGGAGACCATGATATGTGTGCCTTTCACCGGAACTCAAGCGTGGACTAGGTCCCTTGGATATAAGATTGTTGATGAATGGAGGTCATGGATTTCTAATGATCAAGTTGCTAG ATACTTGCAAGGATATGATGACAACTTCACCTTTCTAACCATAAAG GGATACAATTCAAGAATACAAGCCAAGAGAATCATTGAACTTCTATAG
- the LOC110628056 gene encoding serine carboxypeptidase 1 — protein sequence MSSGVMRAMDKLKLAIAFCMILILAFTEAAPKASLITSLPGFNGNFPSKHYSGYVSFDQKNLFYYFIVSERNPLKDPVVLWLNGGPGCSSFDGFVYEHGPFNFEEGKPKGSQPKLHLNPHSWSKVSNIIYLDSPCGVGLSYSINTTKYITGDQQTAVDTHTFLLKWFELYPEFVKNPFYISGESYAGIYVPTLASEVVKGIKAGQKPIFNFKGYLVGNGASHSKFDGINALIPFAHGMGLISEDIFEEIQSTCKGNYYNPTANCDTSLGKLDRSLSGLNIYDILEPCFHDPESQQKAKGNSTLPLSFQQLGVTNRPLKVRKRMFGRAWPLWALQRKGHLPLWPKLAEQGSVPCFSDEVATAWLNDESVRKAIHAQPKSIAGPWELCSDRIDYESFVGSMIPYHKNLTSQGYRALIYSGDHDMCVPFTGTQAWTRSLGYKIVDEWRPWISNDQVAGYLQGYEKNLIFLTIKGAGHTVPEYKPQESLDFYSRWLDGKPI from the exons ATGAGCAGTGGAGTGATGAGGGCCATGGATAAGTTGAAGTTGGCAATTGCTTTTTGTATGATTTTGATATTGGCATTCACTGAAGCTGCTCCTAAAGCTTCCCTCATCACCAGCTTACCTGGTTTCAATGGAAATTTCCCATCAAAACACTACTCAGG CTATGTGAGCTTCGACCAGAAGAATCTCTTCTACTACTTCATTGTTTCTGAAAGAAATCCATTGAAAGATCCTGTTGTCTTGTGGCTTAATGGTGGACCTGGCTGCTCTAGCTTCGATGGCTTCGTCTATGAACATG GACCTTTCAACTTTGAGGAAGGGAAGCCTAAAGGAAGCCAACCAAAATTGCATCTTAATCCACATAGCTGGTCCAAG GTTTCAAATATCATATATTTGGATTCTCCATGTGGGGTTGGCCTCTCTTACTCTATAAACACTACCAAATACATAACAGGTGACCAGCAAACTGCAGTTGATACCCATACTTTCCTCCTTAag TGGTTTGAACTATATCCAGAATTTGTCAAGAATCCATTTTATATTTCTGGAGAGTCTTATGCTGGAATTTACGTGCCTACTCTTGCATCTGAGGTAGTGAAAG GAATTAAAGCTGGTCAAAAACCCATTTTCAATTTCAAG GGTTACTTGGTGGGAAATGGAGCATCACATAGTAAATTTGATGGGATCAATGCTCTCATCCCTTTTGCTCATGGGATGGGTCTCATCTCCGAGGACATTTTTGAG GAAATTCAAAGTACCTGCAAAGGAAACTATTACAATCCTACTGCTAATTGCGACACAAGCCTTGGCAAATTAGACAGG TCTCTTTCGGGCTTGAACATTTATGACATCCTTGAGCCATGCTTCCATGACCCTGAATCTCAACAAAAAGCTAAAGGAAACTCAACTTTGCCACTTAGCTTCCAACAACTAGGGGTCACAAACAGGCCTCTCAAGGTGAGAAAGAGAATGTTCGGCCGTGCTTGGCCGCTTTGGGCTCTTCAAAGAAAAGGTCACCTCCCACTCTGGCCTAAACTAGCTGAACAAGGCAGTGTCCCTTGCTTT aGTGATGAAGTTGCAACTGCATGGCTAAACGATGAATCAGTTAGAAAAGCAATTCATGCCCAGCCA AAATCAATTGCTGGACCTTGGGAGCTATGTTCTGATAGAATAGACTATGAATCCTTTGTTGGAAGTATGATCCCTTACCACAAGAACTTAACATCCCAAGGATATCGAGCACTTATCTATag tGGAGACCATGATATGTGTGTGCCATTCACTGGGACTCAAGCATGGACTAGATCACTTGGATATAAGATAGTTGATGAATGGAGGCCTTGGATTTCCAATGATCAAGTTGCTGG GTACCTGCAAGGATATGAGAAAAATCTGATATTTCTGACGATCAAG GGTGCAGGGCATACAGTTCCAGAGTACAAGCCTCAAGAGTCTTTGGATTTTTATAGCCGTTGGTTAGATGGGAAGCCAATATAA